Proteins encoded in a region of the Pelmatolapia mariae isolate MD_Pm_ZW linkage group LG6, Pm_UMD_F_2, whole genome shotgun sequence genome:
- the LOC134629217 gene encoding histone PARylation factor 1 — protein MTGRAKRKPKAVQEKGTNNGEVKKARSEESNDVPPSGVKSEQRDELMQLYSFQMPEDLYHFWEFCSELCTDNPCGALKDSLGLQLVGPFDILAGAHKNSKNSQPNFHLHWRYFYDPPEFQTILTGSEDSQHHIGYYRDTPDSLPSFVGENEAKKGCAITQMGDNVFAAVHLYLLRKRKERGSKKTGDEALETLEAKLRDKAQTLGFSLEQKTKDMKQRDKKVVTKTFHGAGIVVPVDKNDVGYRELPETDAGLKKICKAIVEARTDEERVKAFGPIQEMITFVQFANDECDYGMGYELGIDLFCYGSHYFHKVIKQLLPMAYSLLKRNLFGEILEAHLSSRSHDNIDQLSPH, from the exons ATGACAGGGCGCGCAAAAAGAAAACCCAAAGCCGTTCAG GAAAAAGGCACAAATAATGGAGAGGTGAAGAAAGCCCGAAGTGAAGAATCCAATGATGTGCCGCCATCGGGAGTGAAATCGGAGCAACGTGATGAGCTGATGCAGTTGTACAGTTTTCAAATGCCAGAAGATCTGTACCACTTCTGGGAATTCTGCAGCGAGCTTTGCACTGACAACCCCTGTG GTGCTCTGAAAGACTCGCTGGGATTGCAGCTAGTTGGACCATTTGATATTTTGGCAGGAGCTCACAAAAACTCCAAGAATTCCCAGCCGAACTTCCACCTTCACTGGCGATATTTTTATGACCCACCAGAGTTTCAGACCATACTCACAGGGAGTGAGGACAGCCAGCATCACATTGGTTACTACAG AGATACTCCAGACTCCCTCCCTTCGTTTGTTGGGGAAAATGAAGCCAAGAAGGGCTGTGCTATAACACAGATGGGGGACAACGTGTTTGCTGCGGTCCA CCTGTATCTGCTGAGGAAGAGGAAAGAGAGGGGCAGTAAGAAAACTGGGGATGAGGCGTTGGAAACCTTGGAGGCAAAGCTGAGAGACAAAGCACAGACTCTGGGCTTTTCTCTAGAGCAGAAGACCAAAGACATGAAGCAGAGAGACAAGAAG GTCGTAACAAAGACATTCCACGGCGCGGGCATTGTTGTACCTGTAGACAAGAATGATGTTGGATACAGGGAACTTCCAGAAACAGATG CTGGTCTCAAGAAAATTTGTAAAGCCATTGTTGAAGCACGGACCGATGAAGAACGCGTCAAAGCTTTTGGACCGATCCAGGAAATGATAACATTTGTTCAGTTTGCTAATGATGAGTGCGATTATGGCATGGGTTATGAACTGGGAATAGACCTCTTCTGTTATGGATCTCAT tACTTCCACAAGGTTATCAAGCAACTTTTGCCCATGGCTTACAGCTTACTGAAAAGGAACTTGTTTGGGGAAATTTTGGAGGCCCATCTGTCAAGTCgtagccatgacaacatagACCAACTCTCtccacattaa
- the pde5aa gene encoding cGMP-specific 3',5'-cyclic phosphodiesterase — protein MPCLHSEALESMEPGSVTPGASPDAGAESIRREIVSDSPMVQGTGWFFSPLWSPRSRLRSRKFGDGTTSYQEEAWLDDHSDFTRAYFLRRTSAVSCPQTEMSPLLSRFQRRSSDHSEALMKAPYRRNSSPLRSSDLNILSLTDKPLASNLSVPEWMDRFGPDVKESHSPCSRCLPRCSRFQFSPCQPRAPVCPCSSSLPHPPQFFPPTSCGHGDGCPWMMGLLGEGLHCMGSLAELCQGAVIHVGELLGAEGGSLSLVRKHCGGRSSLEDVIALTSLGHLNEGSPYSQAHLELVKGIMGCVMATGSPINLRDASEDPRFNLANDQTSKIRTVLSVPISNHRGEVVGVLLMINKRNSCDGSRSVFTNVDEKVLSNHMDVLGIVLDNVQLYESARQEAKRSKALIEMAQVLSKEHHSLEVMLSKMAATIMPFTHAQYCTIFIPSEQTSDTEEKTLFSRVIHLECEELGSTCQIYRREHDLRNIDPSYALRTLTSMETLNMSKSSDELKRSLICSPVRNERSENVIAVCQLMNKQSRDSDEMEVFNRYDERLLEDLAVYCGLALQYAQAVQITEERRASIEVTQEVLAYHITAAEQEIQTLQEATIPSAELLNILDFHFSGFGLPEDATTQSTIRMFLDLNLVQDFNIDYKSLCQWVLTVKRGYRNNVPYHNWHHAVSTAQSMFAMLMATDQLQTIFSRLEILALMIATLNHDVDHRGVNNSFIERTHQPLAQLYGHSSLENHHYNLCVFILNNTGSQILSGLSAEERKALLHIIKRAILATDLTVYMERRKEFFSLANKSGVSWKSEKQRDLLRSMLMTASDLSAITKPWPEQKRIASLVAMEFFAQGDKEREEFKIKPIDIMNRENSTRLPYMQVEYIDEVCYPLYKTVSRLFDSCSPLLNGCKKNRENWLQLADEQEKENNENISTDPSLHEDFKGETQTDQSNSGLERR, from the exons ATGCCCTGCCTTCACTCTGAAGCGCTAGAGTCCATGGAGCCTGGCAGCGTGACTCCTGGGGCATCTCCGGACGCTGGCGCGGAGTCGATCCGCAGGGAAATCGTGAGCGACTCGCCGATGGTGCAAGGCACGGGTTGGTTCTTCTCCCCACTGTGGAGTCCAAGGTCCAGGTTGCGTAGCAGGAAGTTTGGAGATGGTACGACAAGCTACCAAGAGGAAGCATGGTTGGATGACCACTCCGACTTCACAAGGGCTTACTTTTTACGCAGAACCTCAGC GGTCAGTTGTCCACAGACAGAGATGTCCCCACTTCTGTCAAGGTTTCAAAGGAGGAGCTCTGACCATTCCGAGGCGCTCATGAAGGCACCTTATCGGAGAAATTCTTCCCCATTGAGAAGCTCAGACCTGAACATTTTATCTTTGACAGACAAACCCCTTGCTTCAAATCTCAGTGTCCCTGAATGGATGGACCGCTTTGGTCCAGATGTTAAAGAAAGCCATTCACCATGCTCTCGCTGCTTACCTCGTTGTTCCCGTTTTCAGTTTTCTCCCTGTCAACCACGAGCTCCCGTTTGCCCCTGCTCATCTAGCTTACCCCACCCTCCACAGTTTTTCCCACCCACATCATGTGGCCATGGTGACGGCTGCCCTTGGATGATGGGGCTCCTAGGAGAAGGCCTACACTGTATGGGTTCTTTAGCAGAGCTCTGCCAGGGGGCTGTGATCCATGTTGGGGAGCTACTAGGAGCAGAGGGTGGTTCGCTCTCTCTTGTACGGAAACACTGTGGTGGAAGGAGTAGCTTGGAAGACGTGATAGCCCTAACATCACTGGGGCACTTGAATGAGGGAAGCCCATACAGCCAAGCTCATCTAGAACTGGTAAAAGGGATCATGGGATGCGTAATGGCTACAGGTTCACCAATAAATCTAAGAGATGCATCTGAG GACCCCAGATTCAACTTAGCCAATGATCAGACATCAAAGATCAGGACGGTTCTGAGTGTTCCTATCAGCAACCACAGGGGAGAG GTGGTAGGTGTCCTGCTAATGATCAACAAAAGAAATAGTTGCGATGGATCACGTTCTGTTTTCACAAACGTAGATGAAAAG gTGTTGTCAAATCACATGGATGTGTTGGGGATTGTCCTGGATAATGTCCAGCTGTATGAAAGTGCGAGACAAGAGGCTAAACGCAGTAAG GCTTTGATAGAGATGGCACAAGTACTGTCAAAGGAGCACCATTCCCTTGAAGTTATGCTGAGTAAGATGGCTGCCACCATCATGCCCTTTACACACGCTCAATATTGCACCATCTTTATCCCCAGTGAGCAAACTTCAGACACTGAAGAAAAG ACTTTATTCTCAAGAGTTATACATTTGGAATGTGAGGAGCTCGGATCAACCTGCCAGATCTACAGAAG GGAGCATGACCTCAGGAATATAGATCCATCATATGCCCTTCGAACCCTGACTTCTATGGAAACACTTAATATGTCGAAGAGTTCTGATGAACTGAAAAGGAGTCTCATCTGCAGCCCAGTTAGAAATgagagatctgaaaatgttatCG CTGTGTGCCAGCTgatgaacaaacaaagcagagaCTCGGATGAAATGGAAGTCTTTAACCGATATGACGAGCGCCTTCTGGAAGACCTGGCAGTGTATTGTGGCCTGGCTCTACAGTATGCTCAGGCAGTCCAGATCACTGAGGAGCGGAGGGCCAGTATAGAGGTCACACAGGAG GTCCTTGCCTACCACATCACTGCAGCAGAGCAGGAAATCCAGACATTGCAG GAGGCCACCATTCCTTCTGCTGAATTGCTGAATATTCTAGACTTCCATTTCTCTGGTTTCGGCTTGCCAGAAGACGCGACAACACAGTCCACGATTCGCATGTTCCTGGATCTCAATTTGGTGCAGGATTTTAACATAGACTACAAG AGTCTTTGCCAGTGGGTTTTGACTGTGAAACGTGGCTACAGGAACAACGTGCCCTACCACAACTGGCACCATGCAGTGAGCACTGCTCAAAGCATGTTTGCAATGCTCATGGCAACAGACCAACTCCAG ACCATTTTTTCTCGTCTGGAGATCTTAGCATTGATGATAGCCACTCTGAATCATGATGTCGATCACAGAGGAGTTAATAATTCCTTCATAGAAAG gACTCATCAGCCTTTAGCTCAGTTATATGGACACTCCTCTCTTGAGAACCACCACTACAACCTGTGTGTCTTCATCCTAAACAACACT GGGAGTCAGATTCTTAGCGGTCTGTCTGCTGAAGAGCGCAAAGCTCTATTACACATAATCAAAAGGGCAATCCTTGCCACAGACCTGACCGTCTACATGGA aagaaGAAAGGAGTTCTTTTCTCTCGCTAACAAAAGTGGAGTGAGCTGGAAAAGTGAGAAACAAAGAGACTTGCTCAG GTCAATGCTGATGACAGCCAGTGACCTCTCTGCTATCACAAAGCCTTGGCCTGAACAAAAAAGA ATTGCCAGTCTGGTTGCCATGGAGTTCTTTGCACAGGGggacaaagagagggaagagtTCAAAATCAAACCCATT GACATAATGAACAGAGAAAACAGCACGCGACTGCCGTATATGCAAGTTGAATACATTGATGAGGTCTGCTATCCACTCTACAAG ACTGTATCGAGACTGTTTGACTCCTGCTCTCCTTTGCTAAATGGGTGTaagaagaacagagaaaacTGGCTGCAACTTGCTGatgaacaagaaaaagaaaacaatgaaaacattAGTACAGACCCATCACTGCATGAAGACTTTAAGggagagacacagacagaccaATCCAACAGTGGACTGGAGAGAAGATGA